In Hyalangium gracile, the following are encoded in one genomic region:
- a CDS encoding glycosyltransferase family 39 protein: MAAPPADTTSQPEKEPESFVEGILGKKLHEEKWIQRWGTLPLTLRTLLLGGGFAALLLLPYIGAVGLWDPWETHYGEVARMMVMRQDYLYPFYENAWFFSKPPLTMWMQALGMQVVGALRGTGELARYTEWGMRMPFGLLSVTAVALLTLAVSRVVSRRAGLATAFVLTTMPLYFLLTRQAVTDTPFVTTMICAMACAFIAQLDETTKRRTAWWYAFYVFLGLSVLAKGLLGLMPAALLVVYAALAVIPWSWDAGREHILWLLKRSARKEVREGKKPMPVLWGQMFRMRLGTGILVFAAVAVPWYLALSLFDGVDDEGKNFFYRFFIHDHLNRLTAGVHTTTPGGSFTYFIEQGGYAIFPWVALLPGAFAVVSRLRLRSASKADHLALLAVVWVAFSFFLMASSATKFHHYVFPVLPGLAILIALFIDRLWHEGPAEHAVSLLFGLVLFALVGKDMAENPKEFTDLFVYNYDRPYPADLVNKPIAFFTSRSLWMGDLATMVLLALGVYTSMDAFFSKDPKEHTPAARTVALLLLLCGGVALISVANEGKVSSLGLLGIALIVVGAFSGWVALRSKKEERLWNAGLAAAWVIAGGLLAWRGFSTSVGSDALLRALMEPVNVKKAMGIGFAVGGTLTVVGALRRSRVMLFGTFWMFTFSFALWFNWNHWVDLSHHWTQRDLFWRYWRQAKPGEPIAAFMMNWHGETFYSRNTVEQFRSGDSNQRMRNFAAQPGREWALVEHNRLGILTNAIGSDKKVTVIDRGINNKFVLVAID, translated from the coding sequence GTGGCGGCCCCTCCGGCGGACACTACGTCACAGCCGGAGAAGGAGCCCGAGTCCTTCGTCGAGGGCATCCTCGGCAAGAAGCTCCACGAGGAGAAGTGGATCCAGCGCTGGGGGACCCTGCCGCTGACGCTGCGCACCCTGCTGCTGGGCGGTGGGTTCGCGGCGCTGCTGCTGCTGCCCTACATCGGCGCCGTGGGCCTGTGGGACCCCTGGGAGACGCATTACGGCGAAGTGGCGCGGATGATGGTCATGCGCCAGGACTACCTGTACCCCTTCTACGAGAACGCGTGGTTCTTCTCCAAGCCGCCGCTGACCATGTGGATGCAGGCGCTGGGGATGCAGGTGGTGGGGGCGCTGCGCGGCACGGGCGAGCTGGCCCGCTACACCGAGTGGGGCATGCGCATGCCGTTCGGCCTGCTCAGTGTCACGGCGGTGGCGCTGTTGACGCTGGCGGTGTCGCGGGTGGTGAGCCGGCGGGCGGGGCTCGCCACGGCCTTCGTGCTGACCACCATGCCGCTGTACTTCCTGCTCACCCGGCAGGCGGTGACGGACACGCCCTTCGTCACGACGATGATCTGCGCCATGGCGTGCGCCTTCATCGCCCAGCTGGACGAGACGACGAAGCGGCGCACGGCCTGGTGGTACGCCTTCTATGTCTTCCTGGGCCTGTCGGTGCTGGCCAAGGGCCTGCTGGGCCTGATGCCGGCGGCGTTGCTGGTGGTGTACGCGGCGCTGGCCGTCATCCCCTGGAGCTGGGACGCGGGGCGCGAGCACATCCTCTGGCTGCTCAAGCGCAGCGCTCGCAAGGAGGTGCGCGAGGGCAAGAAGCCCATGCCCGTGCTCTGGGGGCAGATGTTCCGGATGCGGCTGGGCACCGGCATCCTCGTGTTCGCCGCGGTGGCCGTGCCCTGGTACCTGGCCCTGAGCCTGTTCGACGGCGTGGATGACGAGGGCAAGAACTTCTTCTACCGCTTCTTCATCCATGACCACCTGAACCGCCTCACGGCGGGCGTGCACACCACCACGCCGGGCGGCTCCTTCACCTACTTCATCGAGCAGGGCGGCTACGCCATCTTCCCGTGGGTGGCGCTGTTGCCCGGAGCCTTCGCCGTCGTGTCGCGGCTGCGGCTGCGCTCGGCGTCCAAGGCGGACCACCTGGCGCTGCTGGCCGTGGTGTGGGTGGCCTTCAGCTTCTTCCTGATGGCCTCCAGCGCCACGAAGTTCCACCACTATGTGTTCCCCGTCCTCCCCGGGCTGGCCATCCTCATCGCCCTCTTCATCGATCGCCTCTGGCACGAGGGCCCCGCCGAGCACGCCGTGAGCCTGCTGTTCGGCCTGGTGCTCTTCGCCCTGGTGGGCAAGGACATGGCCGAGAACCCCAAGGAGTTCACGGACCTCTTCGTCTACAACTACGACCGGCCGTACCCCGCCGACCTCGTCAACAAGCCCATCGCCTTCTTCACCTCGCGCTCCCTGTGGATGGGTGACCTGGCCACGATGGTGCTCCTGGCGCTCGGGGTGTACACCTCGATGGACGCGTTCTTCTCCAAGGACCCCAAGGAGCACACCCCCGCCGCGCGCACCGTGGCGCTCCTGCTGCTGCTGTGCGGAGGCGTGGCGCTGATCTCCGTGGCCAATGAGGGCAAGGTGTCCTCCCTGGGCCTGCTCGGCATCGCCCTGATTGTAGTGGGCGCCTTCAGCGGCTGGGTGGCCCTGCGCTCCAAGAAGGAGGAGCGCCTGTGGAACGCCGGCCTCGCGGCGGCCTGGGTGATCGCGGGTGGACTGCTCGCCTGGCGGGGCTTCTCCACGTCCGTGGGCTCGGATGCGCTCTTGCGTGCGCTGATGGAGCCGGTGAACGTGAAGAAGGCCATGGGCATCGGCTTCGCGGTGGGCGGCACGCTCACCGTGGTGGGCGCGCTGCGCCGCTCGCGGGTGATGCTCTTCGGCACCTTCTGGATGTTCACCTTCAGCTTCGCGCTCTGGTTCAACTGGAACCACTGGGTGGACCTGTCCCACCACTGGACGCAGCGGGATTTGTTCTGGCGCTACTGGCGCCAGGCCAAGCCCGGCGAGCCCATCGCCGCGTTCATGATGAACTGGCACGGAGAGACGTTCTACTCGCGCAACACCGTGGAGCAGTTCCGCTCCGGGGACTCGAACCAGCGCATGCGCAACTTCGCGGCCCAGCCCGGCCGCGAGTGGGCGCTCGTCGAGCACAACCGCCTGGGCATCCTGACCAACGCCATTGGCTCGGACAAGAAGGTGACCGTCATCGACCGGGGCATCAACAACAAGTTCGTCCTGGTGGCCATCGATTGA
- a CDS encoding FHA domain-containing protein: MLKLIIEDDEGRKTVVPFVREEITIGRQEGNTIRLTERNVSRRHARLMRLNGHVVVEDLGSSNGTRINGERISGQSPVKDGDLIQIGDYDLALQSDAAVAAAPRAAARPAPAPAPQDSGDADGHSEPETETEAPVEEEAAPASAERRHSTAIIKMEHVEGNRNRKVVELEAEEAPRFVVVSAELKGQEYACIRTEMKIGRTDDNDIVIDHRSLSRTHAKVVREDNGEWKIIDMQSANGLTVNGETYAQAPLSNGDVVELGHVKLRFVGAGESAGSVSSAGRSKLPLVLALGVLLVGGGAGAAWFLKVGPFQQPEQPQKPPELTQEDPVQKPPEPAQPEPPEADPGTPRAPPDTAVADAGKARIQSARKAYEEGKLERAADELKNFAGKLPPEGEELADKIALEQEAAKALEAAQAAFEAKNLDEAESLAGPAKGSRFSGTEYDKLMGAIAQARKAQPKTEPVKVTTPPPNKTPTRTQEDTEEEARLAYNEAATALRGKQYDAALNRALRCVELAPDKAECQMVLGAAYAGVSKWDMAARHYREFLKLAPNHPNATKVRQSVENYEKTKAQ; this comes from the coding sequence GTGCTGAAGCTCATCATCGAAGACGACGAGGGGCGCAAGACCGTTGTTCCCTTCGTGCGCGAAGAGATCACGATCGGCCGTCAGGAAGGCAACACCATCCGCCTGACGGAACGAAACGTGTCCCGCCGCCACGCTCGCCTCATGCGCCTGAACGGGCATGTCGTGGTGGAGGATCTGGGCAGTTCCAATGGGACTCGCATCAACGGCGAGCGGATCAGCGGCCAGTCGCCCGTCAAGGACGGCGATCTGATCCAGATCGGTGACTACGATCTGGCGCTGCAGAGCGACGCGGCCGTCGCCGCCGCCCCTCGCGCCGCCGCCCGTCCCGCCCCCGCGCCCGCCCCTCAGGACTCCGGCGACGCGGACGGCCACTCCGAGCCGGAGACGGAGACGGAGGCCCCCGTCGAGGAGGAGGCCGCGCCGGCCTCCGCCGAGCGCCGTCACTCCACCGCCATCATCAAGATGGAGCACGTGGAGGGCAACCGCAACCGCAAGGTCGTCGAGCTCGAGGCCGAGGAGGCTCCCCGCTTCGTCGTGGTGAGCGCGGAGCTCAAGGGCCAGGAGTACGCCTGCATCCGCACGGAGATGAAGATCGGTCGCACCGACGACAACGACATCGTCATCGACCATCGCTCCCTGTCGCGCACCCACGCCAAGGTCGTCCGCGAGGACAACGGCGAGTGGAAGATCATCGACATGCAGTCGGCCAACGGGCTCACCGTCAACGGTGAGACGTACGCCCAGGCGCCGCTCAGCAACGGGGACGTCGTCGAGCTGGGCCACGTGAAGCTGCGCTTCGTCGGCGCGGGCGAGTCCGCGGGCTCGGTGAGCTCGGCCGGCCGCTCGAAGCTGCCGCTGGTGCTGGCGCTCGGCGTGCTGCTGGTGGGCGGTGGCGCCGGCGCCGCGTGGTTCCTCAAGGTGGGCCCCTTCCAGCAGCCCGAGCAGCCGCAGAAGCCGCCCGAGCTCACCCAGGAGGATCCGGTCCAGAAGCCGCCCGAGCCGGCGCAGCCCGAGCCTCCCGAGGCCGACCCCGGCACCCCCCGCGCGCCTCCGGACACCGCCGTGGCGGACGCGGGCAAGGCGCGCATCCAGAGCGCCAGGAAGGCCTACGAAGAGGGCAAGCTGGAGCGGGCCGCCGACGAGCTGAAGAACTTCGCCGGCAAGCTGCCGCCCGAGGGCGAGGAGCTCGCCGACAAGATCGCCCTCGAGCAGGAAGCCGCCAAGGCCCTGGAGGCGGCCCAGGCCGCCTTCGAGGCGAAGAACCTCGACGAGGCCGAGTCCCTGGCCGGGCCCGCCAAGGGCTCGCGGTTCTCCGGCACCGAGTACGACAAGCTCATGGGCGCCATCGCGCAGGCTCGCAAGGCGCAGCCCAAGACCGAGCCCGTCAAGGTGACGACGCCACCGCCGAACAAGACGCCCACCCGGACCCAGGAAGACACCGAGGAGGAGGCCCGGCTCGCCTACAACGAAGCCGCTACGGCGCTGCGCGGTAAGCAGTATGATGCGGCGCTCAACCGGGCCCTGCGGTGCGTGGAGCTGGCTCCGGACAAGGCCGAGTGCCAGATGGTGCTGGGCGCCGCGTATGCAGGCGTCTCCAAGTGGGACATGGCGGCCAGGCACTACCGCGAGTTCCTGAAGCTGGCGCCCAATCACCCCAACGCGACCAAGGTCCGGCAGTCCGTGGAGAATTACGAGAAGACCAAGGCGCAATAG
- a CDS encoding rhomboid family intramembrane serine protease, whose translation MSSPVPGPGDARSGDTVRGRLGRVPWVTLGLALVLVATYGWSALAGPLDVDAMVRFGAKVGPLITEAGQPWRLLTANLLHRDGVHLGLNLLVLLAAGSVLEGTWRRLDYGLLLVVAGLATMTCSLLWAEEVSVGASGVAYGCVGALIVLGRRYRAVLSPAGRRMAGEGVLPTVLVFLWMGWTSVGVDNAGHLGGFVAGLLLGVYLVPERLTASEPRGVGWVRAGSVLAVAVGLAGVGVLGRSAWRVERDDVFGVSVAMPGGWRQGADRLGRLAFSNGLPGLGRASFAAEAIEAGEPGDGELQAVRFVETTLSPEGAMPEGRPMKVRGPEAAWVSGGRAQRVQAELHGPAGVTHLRALFVPRGEFVYQLVFTWPDAFPRYARVVERMVAELRLEEPAMLREARARALLVPGASEPLSVLGTALRRWGRPAEAVDPLLESVRLSPSQVGTRVELARAFLESGRVDEGCRASEEALVYGPSETVALEAGVRCELARGDTARALLRLEEARRVDPRDPRLRAAEAALRATLGAGGR comes from the coding sequence GTGAGCTCTCCGGTGCCAGGCCCCGGCGACGCCCGATCAGGCGACACCGTCCGAGGGCGGCTGGGGCGGGTGCCGTGGGTGACGCTGGGGTTGGCGCTGGTGCTGGTGGCCACCTATGGGTGGAGCGCGCTGGCCGGGCCGCTGGATGTGGACGCCATGGTGCGCTTCGGCGCCAAGGTGGGTCCGCTCATCACGGAGGCGGGGCAGCCCTGGCGGCTGCTGACGGCGAACCTGCTGCACCGGGACGGGGTGCACCTGGGGCTCAACCTGCTGGTGCTGCTGGCGGCGGGCTCGGTGCTCGAGGGGACGTGGCGGCGGCTGGACTATGGGCTGCTGCTGGTGGTGGCGGGGCTGGCCACGATGACGTGCTCGCTGCTGTGGGCCGAGGAGGTGAGCGTGGGGGCCTCGGGCGTGGCGTACGGGTGCGTGGGCGCGCTCATCGTGCTGGGGCGCCGGTACCGGGCGGTGCTGTCTCCGGCGGGGAGGAGGATGGCGGGGGAGGGCGTGCTGCCGACGGTGCTCGTCTTCCTGTGGATGGGGTGGACCTCGGTGGGGGTGGACAACGCGGGACACCTGGGCGGCTTCGTCGCGGGGCTGCTGCTGGGGGTGTACCTGGTGCCGGAGCGGCTCACCGCGAGCGAGCCTCGGGGCGTGGGGTGGGTGCGGGCGGGGAGCGTGCTGGCGGTGGCGGTGGGGCTGGCGGGGGTGGGGGTGCTGGGGCGCTCGGCGTGGCGTGTGGAGCGGGATGACGTGTTCGGGGTGTCGGTGGCGATGCCGGGGGGGTGGCGGCAGGGGGCGGATCGGCTGGGGCGGCTGGCCTTCTCCAACGGGTTGCCGGGGCTGGGGCGCGCCAGCTTCGCGGCGGAGGCCATCGAGGCCGGGGAGCCGGGGGATGGAGAGCTCCAGGCCGTGCGCTTCGTGGAGACGACGCTCTCGCCCGAGGGGGCGATGCCCGAGGGGCGGCCGATGAAGGTGCGGGGGCCGGAGGCGGCCTGGGTGAGCGGCGGGCGGGCGCAGCGGGTTCAGGCGGAGCTGCACGGGCCGGCGGGGGTGACGCACCTGAGGGCGCTGTTCGTGCCGCGGGGCGAGTTCGTGTACCAGCTGGTGTTCACCTGGCCGGATGCGTTCCCGCGGTATGCGCGCGTGGTGGAGCGGATGGTGGCGGAGCTGCGGCTGGAGGAGCCGGCGATGCTGCGCGAGGCGCGAGCGCGGGCGCTGCTGGTGCCCGGGGCGAGCGAGCCGCTGTCGGTGCTGGGCACGGCGCTGCGGCGGTGGGGCCGGCCGGCGGAGGCGGTGGATCCGCTCCTGGAGTCCGTGCGGCTGTCACCGTCGCAGGTGGGGACGCGGGTGGAGCTGGCGCGGGCGTTCCTCGAGTCGGGGCGTGTGGACGAGGGCTGCCGGGCCTCCGAGGAGGCGCTGGTGTACGGGCCCTCGGAGACGGTGGCGCTCGAGGCGGGGGTGCGCTGTGAGCTGGCGAGAGGGGACACGGCGCGGGCGCTGCTCAGGTTGGAGGAGGCCCGGCGCGTGGACCCGAGAGATCCGAGGCTGCGAGCCGCGGAGGCCGCCCTGCGTGCGACGCTGGGCGCTGGAGGCCGGTAG
- a CDS encoding ABC transporter ATP-binding protein has protein sequence MSGIQVQGLAKRFGARTAVEGLTFDVRPGEVFGLLGPNGAGKTTTVRMLTGLLQPSEGEAVVWGFSARTQGEELRRSVGLLTEQPGLYDRLTARENLRFFIKLHELDEATVWPRTRSYLERFGLAGREDEPCGGFSKGMRQKLAIVRTLVHDPKVIFLDEPTSGLDPESARAVRDAVAELASEGRTIVLCSHNLAEVERLCSRVAIIQGRLLALAPLGELRRSGQALDIRVEGDAGSFLPALAALPFAPNVLHEGSRLKVMLTDDAQAPEVLACLVHAGARVHSAVPSHRPLEEVYLELIRQGRV, from the coding sequence TTGAGTGGCATCCAGGTCCAGGGGCTCGCCAAGCGCTTTGGCGCGCGCACGGCGGTGGAGGGGCTGACGTTCGACGTGCGCCCTGGCGAGGTGTTCGGGCTGCTGGGCCCCAACGGGGCCGGGAAGACGACCACGGTGCGCATGCTCACCGGCCTGCTCCAGCCCTCCGAGGGCGAGGCCGTGGTGTGGGGCTTCTCGGCGCGCACCCAGGGCGAGGAATTGCGGCGCAGCGTGGGCCTGCTCACCGAGCAGCCCGGCCTGTATGACAGGCTGACCGCGCGCGAGAACCTGCGCTTCTTCATCAAGCTGCACGAATTGGACGAGGCGACGGTGTGGCCCCGGACGCGGAGCTACCTGGAGCGCTTCGGGCTGGCCGGGCGTGAGGACGAGCCGTGCGGCGGCTTCTCCAAGGGCATGCGCCAGAAGCTGGCCATCGTCCGCACGCTGGTGCACGACCCGAAGGTCATCTTCCTGGACGAGCCCACCTCCGGGCTGGATCCCGAGTCCGCGCGCGCCGTGCGAGACGCGGTGGCGGAGCTGGCCTCCGAGGGGCGCACCATCGTGCTGTGCTCGCACAACCTGGCGGAGGTGGAGCGGCTGTGCTCGCGGGTGGCCATCATCCAGGGCCGACTGCTCGCGCTGGCGCCGCTGGGAGAGCTGCGGCGCTCGGGGCAGGCGCTGGACATCCGCGTGGAGGGGGACGCCGGGAGCTTCCTGCCGGCCCTGGCCGCGCTGCCCTTCGCCCCCAACGTGCTGCACGAGGGCTCGCGCCTGAAGGTGATGCTCACGGACGACGCGCAGGCGCCCGAGGTGCTCGCGTGCCTGGTCCACGCGGGCGCGCGGGTGCACAGCGCGGTGCCCTCGCACCGGCCGCTCGAGGAAGTCTACCTGGAGCTGATCCGCCAGGGGAGGGTGTGA
- a CDS encoding outer membrane lipoprotein-sorting protein, which yields MRKTHLSVSRAALVLALLAFLPARAEESAADIARKSRERGALNLLGLSAQLKLTTVSKDGKRQEQVVTNAAKKIGERTHSLVRFLQPAGVAGVAVLTVEGAKGEASDISLYLPKLKRVRKVANTQRGQSFMDTDFAYADLGGTGGESDDAMKKVGESKVMDRLAWVLVGKAGPSSPYGEVKVYVDQETYVPTQVEYSDKEGKPLKVYRVAQLKRFKDRVIAARSSMENLQTGSVTTIEVLQLEEAQLGDEAFTERALERG from the coding sequence ATGCGGAAGACCCATCTCTCTGTGTCCCGTGCGGCCCTCGTCCTGGCGCTGCTGGCGTTCCTGCCGGCGCGCGCCGAGGAGTCCGCCGCGGACATCGCGCGGAAGAGCCGCGAGCGCGGCGCGCTCAACCTGCTCGGCCTGAGCGCCCAGCTCAAGCTCACTACCGTGAGCAAGGACGGCAAGCGCCAGGAGCAGGTCGTCACCAACGCGGCGAAGAAGATCGGCGAACGGACGCACTCGCTCGTGCGCTTCCTGCAACCCGCCGGAGTCGCCGGAGTGGCCGTGCTCACGGTGGAGGGCGCCAAGGGCGAGGCTTCGGACATCTCGCTGTACCTGCCGAAGCTCAAGCGCGTGCGCAAGGTGGCGAACACGCAGCGGGGACAGTCCTTCATGGACACCGACTTCGCCTATGCGGACCTCGGCGGCACCGGCGGTGAGAGCGACGACGCGATGAAGAAGGTGGGCGAGTCGAAGGTGATGGATCGCCTCGCATGGGTGCTGGTCGGCAAGGCAGGGCCCAGCTCTCCCTATGGAGAGGTGAAGGTGTACGTGGACCAGGAGACCTATGTCCCCACCCAGGTCGAGTACTCCGACAAGGAGGGCAAGCCCTTGAAGGTGTACCGGGTCGCTCAGCTCAAGCGCTTCAAGGACCGCGTCATCGCCGCCCGCTCTTCCATGGAGAACCTCCAGACGGGCTCGGTGACGACGATCGAGGTGTTGCAGCTCGAGGAGGCGCAGCTCGGTGACGAGGCCTTCACCGAGCGGGCGCTGGAACGCGGGTGA
- a CDS encoding ABC transporter permease subunit encodes MAFRPKRALAVFWKDFLDLRKNIGLLLSMCMLPLVFIFVPIGVVWTYAQRPDDPNLRVIAQYYDRALPLGANAARFLIDRTLTDWFGMFLVMPVFVPILISSQSVAGEKERRTLEPLLASPVTAAELVAGKSLASLVPAVGISWVAFILFCIGVDIVAWPLVRGPLMPNALWSFGIFILAPLFAFFGNGVAVLISARVSEARTAQQLSALVVLPLVGLVGGQVAGWLTAGVGYYAVQGVVVLLLDAVLLVASIRLLDRERLISRWG; translated from the coding sequence ATGGCGTTCCGACCGAAGCGCGCGCTGGCCGTCTTCTGGAAGGACTTCCTGGATCTGCGCAAGAACATCGGCCTGCTGCTGTCCATGTGCATGCTGCCGCTGGTGTTCATCTTCGTGCCCATCGGCGTGGTGTGGACGTACGCCCAGCGGCCGGATGATCCGAACCTGCGCGTCATCGCCCAGTACTACGACCGGGCCCTGCCGCTGGGAGCCAACGCGGCGCGCTTCCTCATCGACCGGACGCTCACCGACTGGTTCGGCATGTTCCTGGTGATGCCTGTCTTCGTGCCCATCCTCATCTCCTCGCAGAGCGTGGCGGGAGAGAAGGAGCGGCGCACGCTGGAGCCGCTGCTGGCCTCGCCGGTGACGGCCGCGGAGCTGGTGGCCGGCAAGAGCCTGGCCTCGCTGGTGCCCGCGGTGGGCATCTCCTGGGTGGCCTTCATCCTGTTCTGCATCGGCGTGGACATCGTGGCGTGGCCGCTGGTGAGGGGGCCGCTGATGCCCAATGCGCTGTGGTCCTTCGGCATCTTCATCCTGGCGCCGCTGTTCGCCTTCTTCGGCAACGGGGTGGCGGTGCTCATCTCCGCGCGCGTGTCCGAGGCCCGCACCGCCCAGCAGCTCTCCGCCCTCGTGGTGCTGCCCCTGGTGGGGCTGGTGGGCGGCCAGGTGGCCGGCTGGCTCACCGCGGGTGTGGGCTACTACGCCGTGCAGGGCGTGGTGGTGCTGCTGCTGGACGCCGTGCTCCTGGTGGCCAGCATCCGCCTGCTCGATCGCGAGCGGCTCATCAGCCGCTGGGGCTGA